One Mercenaria mercenaria strain notata chromosome 12, MADL_Memer_1, whole genome shotgun sequence DNA segment encodes these proteins:
- the LOC123534948 gene encoding beta-1,3-galactosyltransferase 1-like isoform X2, with translation MITSNEKRKPCSVCGIPFFRVTVLSFVGLCVGVMLSSSTLQLSIIFDSSIEIKRNVTEGNPKLSTNPYVDVKQEDKLSNNTNTTSSRRQSNCISCFQHNFNYVIQNDIICKLYSPNQTVELIVLIMTIHKNTNERMALRATWLSYTKNNTANVRYAFLLGEIDDNKQQEAVLKENSVYHDIIKEDFIDKYVNLTYKTIMGFKWASTKCAHAHYVMKTDDDMFVNIPNVLNTCKGNHRKTLQKAILGACHAKASPIRDRKSKWFASVASYPEKSYPGFCSGTGYVTSMHVASEVYKISSSVPFFHLEDVYVSLCIRKLGLKLQPIAGFNAGRPKMDPCLYKGDKLITAHQLTPVMLKSIWHGKCVKQ, from the coding sequence ATGATTACATCGAATGAGAAAAGAAAGCCATGTTCAGTTTGTGGAATACCCTTTTTCAGAGTCACAGTTCTCTCATTTGTAGGACTTTGTGTTGGTGTCATGCTTTCTTCGTCCACTTTACAATTGTCAATAATATTTGACAGCTCgatagaaataaaaagaaatgtaacagAAGGAAATCCTAAACTGTCGACAAATCCCTATGTCGATGTAAAACAGGAAGATAAACTGAGTAATAATACAAATACCACCAGCAGCAGACGACAGAGTAATTGCATTTCGTGTTTTCAGCACAACTTTAATTATGTGATACAAAATGACATAATATGCAAACTGTATTCGCCCAATCAAACCGTGGAATTAATTGTTCTCATAATGACCATCCATAAAAACACGAACGAAAGAATGGCCTTACGAGCCACCTGGCTTTCATATACTAAAAACAATACGGCCAATGTCAGATATGCATTTCTTTTAGGTGAAATTGATGATAATAAACAACAGGAAGCTGTACTGAAAGAAAACAGTGTATACCACGACATCATCAAAGAAGATTTCATTGATAAGTATGTGAATTTAACTTACAAAACTATTATGGGATTTAAATGGGCGTCAACAAAGTGTGCGCATGCGCATTACGTAATGAAAACTGATGACGACATGTTTGTCAACATTCCAAATGTTCTGAATACTTGCAAGGGTAATCACAGAAAAACGTTACAGAAAGCAATCCTTGGGGCCTGTCACGCGAAAGCAAGCCCTATACGAGACCGGAAGTCAAAGTGGTTTGCTTCAGTGGCCAGTTACCCTGAGAAATCTTATCCCGGGTTTTGTTCCGGGACAGGTTATGTGACCAGCATGCATGTAGCAAGTGAAGTTTATAAAATCTCCTCGAGTGTTCCTTTCTTTCACCTAGAGGATGTTTATGTATCACTGTGTATAAGAAAATTAGGCTTAAAACTTCAGCCCATCGCCGGATTCAATGCAGGTCGGCCAAAAATGGACCCATGCCTCTATAAAGGAGATAAATTGATAACAGCTCATCAGTTGACACCAGTGATGTTGAAGTCAATATGGCACGGAAAGTGCGTCAAACAATGA